TTCATTAAATGCACTTGCTAATAAAGATTTTCTATAACTATCAGCTTTAATATCTACTATATTATATTTTGTTGACATTTCTAAAAACCAATCTACTATATATTTAGGATTAACTGAATCTTCTTTTAAAACAGTACATAATTTCATTTTTTTAGCTAATTCAATATCAAATTTTATTTGTCTACCTGGTAAAGTTAAAGCTTTATGACATATAAATGTATGATGTAGCCATACTCTTTTATCTCCAAACTTAAATAAAAGTCCACATCCTACAAAGTCCCTTATACTTGCATAGTCTACTCCACCAATACAAGTACATCCATCTAAAATAGGAATCTTTTGATTTGTAGCAACTATTTTATCCCATTCAGCTACAACAGTAAAACTATCTTGTGCAGGTCTATTCATACGTTTTGTCATAAATTCAATTGCTAATTGAGGTTGATATTTCATATCTTCATATTCTTGCTCCATCTCAATTCTTAAATCTTTAAAAAATTTAAATGATGGATTAGCCTTATTCCACATTTCTTTATCGTCTACTTCCTTATCATCATCTAATCTATAAATAATAGGAAGTAACCTCATTGTTTTATTTTCACCTTTTAATATAGCTTCTGCAATTTCTAAGTAATCATCTAATACTCCACCTCTTACATTTCCATTTGTGGTTATCATAAATGTTCTTGAATGTTCTTTTTTACCTAATGCCGATTTAAATACCTTTATATTTGAATAATCTTCATATTCATGTATTTCATCAAATATAATACATGCAGGTCTTAAACCATCTTTAGTTCTAGCATTTGATGTATTGTATTTTATATATGATTTAGTTTTTTTAAATACAATCTTTTCTTTTGTATAATAAAATGCTTTTTGAAGTTTTTTATTATCATCTATAACATTATATACATCTTCAAATGATGTCTTAGCCTGGTCCTCACTATTAGCAACTATATCTACATTGTATTCCCTCTTACCATGAAAAGAAGTTGTTAAATACCAACTTAAAGCACTGATAAATCCATTTTTACCAGCACCTCTACCCATTACTAATAAAAAAGTGTTCCATACTAAAGTTTCATCATCATAATAGCAATGTACTAAGCCTATAATAAACTTTTCCCAGTCTAAAAGCTTGTATGGAAAATATTGTTCTATCTTCTCTATTGCTTTATCAATTTTTTCTGAATCTATAAAAACATTAGGTTGAGAAAGCTTATCTTTAATTAAAACTATAAGTTTTTTTATATCCTCACCAACTATAAGAGATCCACTTTCGACTAAATCAATATATCTATCTATATGTTTATTAAATTTCATCGTCATCATCTACTTTTGGTGTAGGTATTAATCCAATTCTTACTTTTATTTCAAGCATAGTCTTTAACATTTTTCCTAATTCACTAAGACTATCATTCTTTTTAAATCCTACTTGTTCCCCATTCTTCCATTGAATGGTTACACCTCTTTGTTCTATATCCTTATTTAAGCTATCTACAATCTTACAAAGCTTTATATACTGTTCAACTAAATGTATATTATCTTTAGTATCAGTACCCTTACTTTTAAGTTGATCTATCATATCTTCTTTTATTTCTAAAATATTTCCCAAATCTTGCACCATTGCATCCTCGCACACCTTTTTTAGTGCATTTTCTCTAGACCAACCATGTCTTCTTTTCCATGATTTTATTGTATTTACTTTTACATTATACTTTTCAGCTATATCTTTGTATTTCATCCC
This region of Paraclostridium sordellii genomic DNA includes:
- a CDS encoding terminase large subunit domain-containing protein, yielding MKFNKHIDRYIDLVESGSLIVGEDIKKLIVLIKDKLSQPNVFIDSEKIDKAIEKIEQYFPYKLLDWEKFIIGLVHCYYDDETLVWNTFLLVMGRGAGKNGFISALSWYLTTSFHGKREYNVDIVANSEDQAKTSFEDVYNVIDDNKKLQKAFYYTKEKIVFKKTKSYIKYNTSNARTKDGLRPACIIFDEIHEYEDYSNIKVFKSALGKKEHSRTFMITTNGNVRGGVLDDYLEIAEAILKGENKTMRLLPIIYRLDDDKEVDDKEMWNKANPSFKFFKDLRIEMEQEYEDMKYQPQLAIEFMTKRMNRPAQDSFTVVAEWDKIVATNQKIPILDGCTCIGGVDYASIRDFVGCGLLFKFGDKRVWLHHTFICHKALTLPGRQIKFDIELAKKMKLCTVLKEDSVNPKYIVDWFLEMSTKYNIVDIKADSYRKSLLASAFNEVGLPLSDVRNGYITHNKIAPLLEQLFANENIIFGDDPMMRWYTNNVYADIDKKGNKSYKKIEPKLRKTDGFFAFIHALSEDEKIPQSVNEQNYYGCYSY
- a CDS encoding P27 family phage terminase small subunit; translation: MGNGKNLEKHEKAYIDYISGMKYKDIAEKYNVKVNTIKSWKRRHGWSRENALKKVCEDAMVQDLGNILEIKEDMIDQLKSKGTDTKDNIHLVEQYIKLCKIVDSLNKDIEQRGVTIQWKNGEQVGFKKNDSLSELGKMLKTMLEIKVRIGLIPTPKVDDDDEI